Genomic DNA from Desulfonema ishimotonii:
GAAAAGCGGCCAGGGCCTTTTCCAAATCCCCTCTGGCACTGTGGACGTCTCCGACTCGGTCGAGACTGGCTGTTAGGTCTCTGCGCCACTCGGTTCGGTCCGGGTCCAGTTGAGTCAGGCTGCGCATGACATCCAGGGATTCCTGAAAAGCGGCCAGGGCCTTTTCCAAATCCCCTCTGGCACTGTGGACGTCTCCGACTTTATTAAGACTGACGGACAGGTCTCTGCGCCACTCGGTTCGGTCCGGGTCCAGTTGAGTCAGGCTGCGCATGACATCCAGGGATTCCTGAAAAGCGGCCAGGGCCTTTTCCAAATCCCCTCTGGCACTGTGGACGTCTCCGACTTTATTAAGACTGACGGACAGGTCTCTGCGCCACTCGGTTCGGTCCGGGTCCAGTTGAATCAGGCTGCGCCTTACCTCCAGGGATTCCTGAAAAGCGGCCAGGGCCTTTTCCAAATCCCCTCTGGCACTGTGGACGTCTCCGACTCGGTCGAGACTGACGGACAGGTCTCTGCGCCACTCGGTTCGGTCCGGGTCCAGTTGAATCAGGCTGTGCCTTACCTCCAGGGATTCCTGAAAAGCGGCCAGGGCCTTTTCCAAATCCCCTCTGGCACTGTGGACGTCTCCGACTTTTTCTACGCTGACGGACAGGTCTCTGCGCCACTCGGTTCGGTCCGGGTCCAGTTGAATCAGGCTGCGCATGACATCCAGGGATTCCTGAAAAGCGGCCAGGGCCTTTTCCAAATCCCCTCTGGCACTGTGGACGTCTCCGACTTTATTAAGACTGACGGACAGGTCTCTGCGCCACTCGGTTCGGTCCGGGTCCAGTTGAATCAGGCTGCGCCTTACCTCCAGGGATTCCTGAAAAGCGGCCAGGGCCTTTTCCAAATCCCCTCTGGCCCTGTGGACGTTTCCGACTTTTTCTACGCTGACGGACAGGTCTCTGCGCCACTCGGTTCGGTCCGGGTCGAGTTGAATCAGGCTGCGCCTTACCTCCAGGGATTCCTGAAAAGCGGCCAGTGCCTTTTCCAAATCCCCTCTGGCTTTGTGGACGTCTCCGACTCGGTCGAGACTGACGGACAGGTCTCTGCGCCACTCGGTTCGGTCCGGGTCGAGTTGAATCAGGCTGCGCATGACCTCCAGGGATTCCTGAAAAGCGGCCAGTGCCTTTTCCAAATCCCCTCTGGCTTCATAAATGTCACCAATTTTAATAAGACTGACGACCAAATCTCTGCGCCACTCGGTTCGGTCCGGGTCGAGTTGAATCAGGCTGCGCATGACCTCCAGGGATTCCTGAAAAGCGGCCAGTGCCTTTTCCAAATCCCCTCTGGCACTGTGGACGTCTCCGACTTTATTAAGACTGACGGACAGGTCTCTGCGCCACCCGGTTCGGTCCGGGTCCAGTTGAATCAGGCTGCGCATGACCTCCAGGGATTCCTGAAAAACGGCCAGTGCCTTTTCCAAATCCCCTCTGGCACTGT
This window encodes:
- a CDS encoding tetratricopeptide repeat protein, which produces MRDEQSETFRAALRKEKGFEHLVQSLALADHVHFSILVCVSPLQADEAIKLLEQDISALREESVQFLRFAPQREGKKLDEPVTFGELVSQILEPLYNWNGTDSAESVFVVDASKAGREDQDAWKVFFQRMNEVRNVLMERLPGPLLLILPPLLDVEFCHHAPDFWSVRSAFVRLPNISAGVITMPLPVIDGKAGDRKPEPEFVYDKPDPEILYKQVEEARKNLNANPGDSSAARFFVILADRLGDYEIKWGNLDKALPIYQKSLNIMRRLTQTVPNRIEWRRDLAVSLIKVGDVHSARGDLEKALAVFQESLEVMRSLIQLDPDRTGWRRDLSVSLNKVGDVHSARGDLEKALAAFQESLEVMRSLIQLDPDRTEWRRDLVVSLIKIGDIYEARGDLEKALAAFQESLEVMRSLIQLDPDRTEWRRDLSVSLDRVGDVHKARGDLEKALAAFQESLEVRRSLIQLDPDRTEWRRDLSVSVEKVGNVHRARGDLEKALAAFQESLEVRRSLIQLDPDRTEWRRDLSVSLNKVGDVHSARGDLEKALAAFQESLDVMRSLIQLDPDRTEWRRDLSVSVEKVGDVHSARGDLEKALAAFQESLEVRHSLIQLDPDRTEWRRDLSVSLDRVGDVHSARGDLEKALAAFQESLEVRRSLIQLDPDRTEWRRDLSVSLNKVGDVHSARGDLEKALAAFQESLDVMRSLTQLDPDRTEWRRDLSVSLNKVGDVHSARGDLEKALAAFQESLDVMRSLTQLDPDRTEWRRDLTASLDRVGDVHSARGDLEKALAAFQESLEVRRSLIQLDPDRASFHYDIGISYAKLAQVSEAQNDIQDAIAFFQKALAEFSSLAENYPDVADWTRTANLCREELKRLEGQEV